In Nocardia sputorum, a single genomic region encodes these proteins:
- a CDS encoding S1C family serine protease, with protein sequence MDEQRQQWTGARRTPRGGRVFVSVLTLVLAVAAFLGYRADLPDPAPHDPAGTAASVAFAPPAPLDPAMVTAAVRPALVNINASAERSGPGAAGSGIVLTADGEVLTSHHVVKGADTVTVTDVGDGKVYDAVVLGYDAEADIALLDLAATGLPVAHIGSSAGLRLREEVVAIGNAGGTGGTPTAVHGPLTDLDSAIVAVNAADLSRKALSGMLEVAAAVTPGQSGGALVDRNASVVGVIAAASGDGARPADHPANGYAVPIDAAMRVVEQIRSGTPTDTVHIGPTATLGVLISNALPTGTGARVDVAIYGMPAYTAGLAAGDVITSVDDRTVTSAQALRAALNRRKPNDTVRLGVTGAGGARTVPVALVAGPPN encoded by the coding sequence ATGGACGAACAACGGCAGCAATGGACCGGGGCGCGGCGCACGCCGCGCGGTGGCAGGGTGTTCGTGTCGGTCCTCACCCTCGTGCTCGCGGTCGCGGCTTTTCTCGGATATCGCGCCGATTTGCCGGACCCCGCCCCGCACGACCCCGCCGGGACCGCGGCCTCGGTCGCGTTCGCTCCGCCCGCGCCGCTGGACCCCGCAATGGTCACCGCGGCGGTGCGGCCCGCGCTGGTCAACATCAACGCCTCGGCCGAGCGGTCCGGACCAGGTGCCGCGGGATCGGGCATCGTCCTGACCGCCGACGGGGAGGTGCTCACCAGCCATCACGTGGTCAAGGGCGCGGACACCGTGACGGTCACCGACGTGGGCGACGGCAAGGTCTACGACGCGGTGGTACTCGGCTACGACGCCGAGGCCGACATCGCGCTGCTCGACTTGGCCGCCACCGGGCTGCCGGTCGCGCATATCGGCAGTTCGGCCGGGTTGCGGCTGCGGGAGGAGGTCGTGGCGATCGGCAACGCGGGGGGGACCGGCGGAACGCCGACCGCGGTGCACGGCCCCCTCACCGACTTGGACAGCGCGATCGTGGCGGTCAACGCCGCCGATCTGTCTCGCAAAGCGCTCAGCGGGATGTTGGAAGTCGCGGCGGCGGTCACGCCGGGACAGTCCGGCGGAGCCCTCGTCGATCGGAACGCCTCCGTGGTCGGTGTCATCGCGGCGGCCTCGGGCGACGGGGCGCGCCCGGCCGACCATCCCGCGAACGGCTACGCGGTGCCCATCGACGCCGCGATGCGGGTGGTCGAGCAGATCCGCTCGGGCACGCCCACCGACACCGTGCACATCGGCCCCACGGCCACCCTCGGCGTGCTCATCTCCAACGCGCTGCCGACCGGGACGGGGGCCCGGGTGGACGTGGCGATCTACGGCATGCCCGCCTATACCGCCGGTCTGGCCGCGGGGGACGTCATCACCTCCGTCGACGACCGCACGGTCACCAGCGCCCAGGCCCTGCGCGCCGCACTGAACAGGCGCAAACCCAACGACACCGTCCGATTGGGCGTCACCGGCGCGGGCGGCGCGCGCACGGTGCCGGTGGCGCTGGTCGCGGGCCCGCCGAACTGA
- a CDS encoding NAD(P)-dependent alcohol dehydrogenase, translated as MSTAAAYALSTSDGSFEKVTIQRRDLGPHDVLIDIKFAGICHSDIHTARDEWGRTRYPCVPGHEIAGVVAAVGSAVTRHRVGDRVGVGCMVDSCGVCAPCLADEEQYCAAGATMTYNTAVDPAVQPGGHTLGGYSTQIVVTENFVVAIPEGIGLDVAAPLLCAGVTVYSPLRHWGAGPGKKVAIIGMGGLGHVGVKLAAAMGAEVTVLSHSLSKQDDGKLFGASGYYATSDKQTFRELRGRFDLILNTVSADLPVDDYVRLLNLDGTLVILGLPENPVSVKPFNLAGYRRSLAGSMIGGIAQTQEMLNFCAEHGIGAEIELIAADEIDGAYDRVVASDVRYRFVIDVSTM; from the coding sequence ATGAGCACTGCCGCCGCCTACGCCCTGTCCACCTCCGACGGCTCGTTCGAGAAGGTCACGATCCAACGCAGGGACCTGGGTCCGCACGACGTGCTGATCGACATCAAGTTCGCGGGCATCTGTCACTCCGACATCCACACCGCCCGCGACGAGTGGGGCCGGACCCGCTACCCCTGCGTGCCGGGGCACGAGATCGCGGGCGTGGTCGCCGCGGTCGGATCCGCGGTCACCAGGCATCGGGTCGGCGACCGCGTCGGCGTCGGCTGCATGGTCGATTCCTGCGGGGTCTGCGCGCCGTGCCTGGCCGACGAGGAGCAGTACTGCGCCGCGGGCGCGACCATGACCTACAACACCGCGGTCGACCCGGCGGTGCAGCCCGGCGGGCACACCCTCGGCGGGTACTCCACGCAGATCGTGGTGACCGAGAACTTCGTGGTCGCCATCCCGGAGGGAATCGGCTTGGACGTGGCCGCGCCGCTGCTGTGCGCGGGCGTCACGGTGTACTCGCCGCTGCGGCACTGGGGCGCCGGACCGGGCAAGAAGGTCGCGATCATCGGCATGGGTGGGCTCGGCCACGTCGGGGTGAAGCTCGCGGCCGCCATGGGCGCCGAGGTCACCGTGCTGAGCCACTCGCTGAGCAAGCAGGACGACGGCAAACTCTTCGGCGCCAGCGGTTACTACGCGACCAGCGACAAGCAGACCTTCCGCGAGCTGCGCGGGCGGTTCGATCTGATTCTCAACACCGTCTCGGCGGACCTGCCCGTGGACGACTACGTGCGCCTGCTGAACCTGGACGGCACCCTGGTGATCCTGGGTCTTCCCGAGAACCCGGTGAGCGTCAAGCCGTTCAATCTCGCGGGGTACCGCCGTTCGCTGGCGGGCTCGATGATCGGCGGCATCGCCCAGACCCAGGAGATGCTGAACTTCTGCGCCGAGCACGGCATCGGCGCCGAGATCGAGCTGATCGCCGCCGACGAGATCGACGGCGCCTACGACCGGGTGGTGGCCAGCGACGTGCGCTACCGGTTCGTCATCGACGTCTCCACCATGTGA
- a CDS encoding AI-2E family transporter: protein MPVQDDDETPPANGARDMPPWLPRAFLLAAATITGLLAAFWVLERLQGLLTVLLVSLFLAFAIEPAVNWLARRGMRRGPATGLVFLGLTALVVAFLWTLGALLVEQVTTLVKHAPEYADRGVEWINHTFHQDLSSTDIQKYATDWSSTLEGYLTGLAGNVWGIGTAAIGALFQGLGILLFTYYFAADGPRIRTAVCSLLPPRRQRHVLRAWDIAVEKTGGYIFSRGLLALISTLAHYVTLRILDVPSAFALALWVGVVSQFIPTVGTYLAGALPVIVGLVHGPSTALWILGFIVLYQQFENYVLQPRITATTLDMHAAVAFGAVLAGAALLGATGALLAIPVTATVQAFAGAYIRRYDVEADVEADIDRGAAPKRRRKFARQLTLRLAGRRRPPAE, encoded by the coding sequence GTGCCTGTGCAGGACGACGACGAGACGCCACCCGCCAACGGCGCCCGGGACATGCCGCCGTGGCTGCCGCGCGCGTTCCTGCTGGCCGCGGCGACGATCACCGGGTTGCTGGCGGCGTTCTGGGTGCTGGAGCGGCTGCAGGGCCTGCTGACGGTGCTGCTGGTCTCGCTGTTCCTCGCCTTCGCGATCGAGCCCGCCGTGAACTGGCTGGCGCGGCGCGGTATGCGGCGCGGTCCCGCGACCGGATTGGTGTTCCTCGGCTTGACGGCCCTCGTGGTCGCTTTTCTCTGGACGCTGGGCGCGCTGCTGGTCGAGCAGGTCACCACCTTGGTGAAGCACGCCCCCGAATACGCCGATCGGGGCGTTGAGTGGATCAACCACACCTTTCACCAGGATCTGTCGAGCACGGACATCCAGAAGTACGCCACCGACTGGAGTTCGACCCTGGAGGGCTACCTCACCGGGTTGGCGGGCAACGTCTGGGGCATCGGCACCGCCGCGATCGGGGCGCTCTTCCAGGGGCTGGGCATCCTGCTGTTCACCTACTACTTCGCCGCCGACGGCCCCCGGATCCGCACCGCCGTCTGCTCGCTGCTGCCGCCGCGTCGCCAGCGGCATGTGTTGCGCGCCTGGGACATCGCGGTGGAGAAGACCGGCGGCTACATTTTCTCGCGGGGCCTGCTCGCGCTGATCTCGACGCTGGCGCACTACGTGACATTGCGGATACTGGACGTGCCGTCCGCGTTCGCCCTCGCGCTGTGGGTCGGCGTGGTCTCCCAGTTCATCCCCACGGTCGGCACCTATCTCGCCGGTGCGCTGCCGGTGATCGTCGGGCTGGTGCACGGGCCGAGCACCGCGCTGTGGATTCTCGGATTCATCGTGCTCTACCAGCAATTCGAGAACTACGTGCTGCAACCGCGCATCACCGCGACCACCTTGGACATGCACGCGGCCGTCGCTTTCGGCGCGGTGCTGGCGGGCGCGGCGCTGCTCGGCGCGACCGGCGCACTGCTCGCCATCCCGGTCACCGCGACGGTGCAGGCGTTCGCCGGCGCCTACATCCGCCGCTACGACGTGGAGGCCGACGTGGAGGCCGACATCGATCGCGGGGCTGCGCCCAAACGCCGCCGGAAGTTCGCCAGGCAGTTGACGCTTCGACTGGCCGGGCGGCGCCGCCCGCCCGCGGAGTGA
- a CDS encoding phthiocerol/phthiodiolone dimycocerosyl transferase family protein gives MTAQRPLSPFENSYFGSGTRIGSVPVGGMPLFVGSTVRGGLDVSAVRRVLAELAAAHPLLRSNQVVDAEGVKRFRRDDSYRPRLTIAEGGEPEYLELVNTPQDWTDGLFHAHLLRDGDRDRIVLAIHHGIADGRSAFALLTELWERYTAQVTGAPAPAADPDQRLPEAMDTRLARIVSDAEVAGLLDLMRAGAAMMSPDLAPRHLPEHGDGAQRNRLTLDRVELDDTETAAVVAAARVHGVSVNSLITGAALAAFRARLESSAGALPMICGHAVDVRADLVPPLPASTVLNCVSGVGTFALVESEADPIALAHAVASGMRASIERREALLIMLAAQRVPDPATAALFSSPNTFAISNIGRLPALSTPPGLRIIRNDVFAMAAGMPPKLTVFTVGDRMTIQVEYDTARHSRAQMGEVGQALTRTLAAVRAA, from the coding sequence ATGACCGCTCAGCGCCCCCTGTCCCCATTCGAAAACAGCTACTTCGGCTCCGGCACCAGAATCGGCAGCGTGCCGGTGGGTGGCATGCCGCTGTTCGTCGGTTCGACGGTGCGAGGCGGCCTCGACGTGTCCGCGGTGCGCCGCGTACTCGCCGAACTCGCGGCCGCACATCCACTTCTGCGCAGCAACCAGGTGGTCGACGCCGAGGGTGTGAAACGCTTCCGGCGCGACGATTCCTATCGGCCGCGCTTGACGATCGCCGAGGGCGGCGAGCCCGAATACCTGGAATTGGTGAACACTCCGCAGGACTGGACCGACGGGTTGTTCCACGCGCATCTCCTGCGCGACGGCGACCGCGATCGGATCGTGCTGGCCATCCACCATGGCATCGCCGATGGCAGATCCGCTTTCGCGCTGCTCACCGAGCTGTGGGAGCGCTACACCGCACAGGTGACGGGCGCGCCCGCACCGGCGGCCGATCCGGATCAGCGGCTGCCCGAGGCGATGGACACCAGGCTGGCGCGCATCGTCTCCGACGCGGAGGTCGCGGGGCTACTCGACCTGATGCGCGCGGGCGCGGCCATGATGAGCCCCGATCTCGCGCCGCGGCACCTACCCGAACACGGCGACGGCGCGCAGCGGAACCGGTTGACCCTGGACCGTGTCGAACTGGACGACACCGAAACCGCCGCGGTGGTCGCCGCCGCGCGCGTCCACGGTGTCTCGGTGAACAGCCTGATCACCGGGGCGGCGCTCGCCGCCTTCCGCGCGCGACTGGAGTCGTCGGCCGGAGCGCTGCCGATGATCTGCGGTCACGCGGTCGACGTCCGCGCGGACCTCGTGCCGCCGCTCCCCGCGAGCACCGTCCTCAACTGCGTCTCGGGAGTCGGCACGTTCGCGCTGGTCGAATCGGAAGCCGACCCGATCGCGCTGGCGCACGCGGTGGCTTCGGGCATGCGCGCCTCGATCGAGCGCCGAGAGGCGCTGCTGATCATGCTCGCCGCCCAGCGGGTCCCCGATCCGGCGACGGCCGCGCTGTTCTCGTCGCCGAATACCTTCGCCATCTCGAATATCGGTCGCCTGCCAGCACTTTCGACCCCGCCAGGTTTGCGGATCATCCGCAACGACGTCTTCGCCATGGCGGCGGGCATGCCGCCGAAGCTGACCGTGTTCACTGTCGGCGACCGGATGACCATTCAGGTGGAGTACGACACCGCGCGCCACAGCCGGGCCCAGATGGGGGAGGTGGGCCAGGCGCTGACGCGGACGTTGGCCGCGGTTCGCGCCGCCTGA
- a CDS encoding TetR/AcrR family transcriptional regulator: MGTREDLLAAAKQCLAELGYARTTVREIVAASGSNLAAINYHFGTRDKLLNQAMIESSAEAVQRIAAALPQDGLDTPATRLEVFWRELIASFTEDRPLWSANIEGIAQALHSPEVRAELATAQERAREQIWQLFGPTRGADADRAVGAVLHALIGGLMAQWLVDPEHAPSPDDLIAGLRTLANEISAD, encoded by the coding sequence GTGGGAACCCGCGAAGACCTTCTCGCCGCGGCCAAGCAGTGCTTGGCCGAGCTCGGCTACGCACGCACGACCGTGCGCGAGATAGTCGCCGCCTCCGGCAGCAACCTGGCCGCGATCAACTACCACTTCGGCACCCGGGACAAACTGCTCAACCAGGCGATGATCGAATCGAGCGCGGAGGCGGTGCAGCGGATCGCCGCCGCCTTGCCCCAGGACGGCCTCGATACGCCCGCGACACGCCTGGAAGTCTTCTGGCGCGAGCTAATCGCGTCGTTCACCGAAGACCGGCCGCTCTGGTCGGCGAATATCGAAGGCATCGCGCAGGCGCTGCACTCCCCCGAGGTACGCGCGGAGCTGGCGACCGCACAGGAACGCGCGCGCGAGCAGATCTGGCAGCTGTTCGGCCCGACCCGCGGTGCGGACGCCGACCGCGCCGTAGGCGCGGTGCTGCACGCGCTGATCGGCGGACTCATGGCTCAGTGGTTGGTCGATCCCGAACACGCGCCGTCGCCCGACGACCTGATCGCCGGATTGCGCACGCTCGCAAACGAGATCAGCGCGGACTGA
- a CDS encoding tetratricopeptide repeat protein, with protein MLKRPPDLAFDLGKMHRRRNDVAAAREAFQIAIASGHPNWAPLAAAELGGLLSAAGDKPAAEGAYHVAVDSGHEDAAPRAAYNLGLLLAERGDTAAAEAMYERAAESGHPDAAPRAWINLGYSRAKRGDADAARTAYRHAIEAGPGDIARLALSNLAYLLRTEDDLDGVKAAYRTVIDGWPADQSLIVAGDLVQHLSEAGDLAGAREISRSLAESDDPAVAARASFDVGVFSERLGEPDVALAAFQRALDSTDAEARVRAAAALAPIYHERAATVLRETDWAALAHADGPAVDAPAMLADLIGTAVEDQVRGIVFLFSAVLHQGSIYSVTAPAAEVVLGALLHERTDVAYARAWVREPQPLRLELLNWLHEVMATAAWQSAAEDDAELTTADRAAAAACLALLPRVRAATSAALAMAEAEAVANAATEVLATLSALPAVSG; from the coding sequence ATGCTGAAGCGGCCGCCGGACCTGGCCTTCGATCTCGGCAAGATGCACCGCAGGCGCAACGATGTGGCGGCCGCGCGCGAGGCGTTCCAGATCGCCATCGCCTCCGGCCATCCGAACTGGGCGCCGCTGGCCGCCGCGGAGCTGGGCGGACTGCTCAGCGCGGCGGGCGACAAGCCCGCCGCGGAAGGCGCGTACCACGTCGCGGTCGATTCCGGGCACGAAGACGCGGCGCCGCGCGCGGCCTACAACCTCGGCCTGCTGCTGGCCGAACGCGGCGATACCGCGGCGGCCGAAGCGATGTACGAACGCGCCGCCGAATCCGGCCATCCCGACGCCGCGCCGCGGGCCTGGATCAATCTCGGTTACTCACGCGCCAAGCGCGGGGACGCGGACGCGGCGCGCACGGCCTACCGGCACGCGATCGAGGCGGGTCCCGGCGACATCGCCCGGCTCGCGCTGTCCAACCTGGCGTACCTCCTGCGCACCGAGGACGACCTGGACGGCGTGAAAGCCGCCTACCGCACGGTCATCGACGGCTGGCCCGCCGATCAGTCGCTCATCGTCGCGGGTGACCTGGTCCAGCATCTGAGCGAGGCGGGCGATCTCGCGGGGGCCAGGGAGATCAGCCGGTCGCTGGCCGAATCGGACGATCCCGCGGTCGCCGCACGCGCCAGCTTCGACGTCGGAGTGTTCAGCGAGCGGCTCGGTGAGCCGGACGTGGCGCTGGCGGCCTTCCAGCGTGCGCTCGACTCGACGGACGCCGAAGCGCGAGTTCGCGCGGCGGCCGCGCTCGCGCCGATCTATCACGAACGCGCCGCGACCGTGCTGCGCGAGACGGACTGGGCGGCGCTGGCGCACGCCGACGGACCGGCGGTCGATGCTCCGGCCATGCTCGCCGACCTGATCGGGACGGCCGTCGAGGACCAGGTGCGCGGCATCGTCTTCCTCTTCTCCGCCGTCCTGCACCAGGGATCGATCTACTCCGTCACCGCGCCCGCCGCCGAGGTCGTGCTCGGCGCCCTGCTGCACGAGCGCACCGACGTGGCCTATGCCCGCGCCTGGGTGCGCGAGCCGCAACCGCTGCGCTTGGAGCTGCTCAACTGGCTGCACGAGGTGATGGCCACCGCGGCATGGCAATCCGCCGCCGAAGACGACGCCGAGCTCACCACGGCCGACCGCGCCGCCGCCGCGGCCTGCTTGGCGCTGCTGCCGCGTGTGCGTGCCGCGACATCGGCCGCACTGGCCATGGCCGAGGCCGAGGCGGTGGCCAACGCCGCCACCGAAGTGCTCGCGACGCTCAGCGCGCTGCCCGCCGTCAGCGGGTGA
- a CDS encoding TetR/AcrR family transcriptional regulator → MAGRTRDDRIDAAVLAAARELLDEVGYADLSIGQVAAKAGLHRPAIYRRWPSKRHLVVDVVAGLLGLHPTQDTGDLRADLTRAMRDLVAALRDTSLHRVLPALVADLAGDERLRAHFLSTVFEPRRRTTATALRAAVARGEVDPGIDLDFVLDAVAAPIYYRALFGHLPLTDELAEQSVAAVLSAITR, encoded by the coding sequence ATGGCGGGACGAACCCGCGACGACCGCATCGACGCCGCGGTGCTCGCTGCCGCGCGGGAACTGCTCGACGAGGTCGGATACGCGGATCTGTCCATCGGCCAGGTCGCGGCCAAGGCGGGTCTGCACCGTCCCGCGATCTACCGCAGGTGGCCTTCGAAGCGGCATCTGGTGGTCGACGTGGTCGCCGGACTGCTGGGCCTGCACCCCACCCAGGACACCGGCGACCTGCGCGCCGACCTGACCCGCGCGATGCGCGATCTCGTCGCCGCACTGCGCGACACCTCGCTGCACCGGGTACTGCCCGCGCTGGTCGCCGACTTGGCGGGGGACGAGCGGTTGCGTGCCCACTTCCTGAGCACCGTCTTCGAACCGCGGCGGCGGACCACGGCGACAGCGCTGCGAGCGGCCGTCGCGCGCGGCGAAGTGGACCCCGGCATCGATCTGGACTTCGTGCTGGACGCGGTCGCCGCGCCGATCTACTACCGAGCGTTGTTCGGGCACCTGCCGCTGACCGACGAACTCGCCGAGCAGTCGGTCGCGGCGGTGCTCAGCGCGATCACCCGCTGA
- a CDS encoding VOC family protein — protein MDTDNSWPESLRVAQVRIARPTDRLDEVVRFYVDGLGLRELYRFRDHAGYDGVMLGLPGAAYHLEFTTHVHGSPGDAPSAENLLVLYFAGETDMYDVAQRLGEFGVEPVPAENPFWAANGGLTFPDPDGWRVVLMPRPVF, from the coding sequence GTGGACACCGACAACAGCTGGCCGGAATCGCTGCGCGTCGCGCAGGTCCGGATCGCCCGCCCGACCGACCGGCTCGACGAGGTGGTGCGGTTCTATGTCGACGGGCTCGGCCTGCGCGAGCTCTACCGATTCCGTGACCACGCCGGCTACGACGGGGTGATGCTCGGCTTGCCCGGAGCCGCCTACCACTTGGAATTCACCACCCACGTGCACGGCAGCCCCGGCGACGCGCCCAGCGCGGAGAACCTGCTGGTGCTCTACTTCGCGGGCGAGACGGACATGTACGACGTGGCGCAGCGGCTCGGCGAGTTCGGCGTCGAACCGGTGCCAGCCGAGAATCCGTTCTGGGCGGCCAACGGCGGCTTGACCTTTCCCGATCCGGATGGCTGGCGCGTCGTGCTGATGCCGCGGCCGGTCTTCTGA
- the metE gene encoding 5-methyltetrahydropteroyltriglutamate--homocysteine S-methyltransferase — protein MVNVTDGYGSSILGYPRIGPHRELKRALEAYWHGSLDREELLAVGREIQETQFNELAATGLTQVPGNTFSFYDHVLDNALLFGAVPRRFEPYREGLHPLDFYFLMARGRPDLPPLELVRFFGTNYHYRQPEVDADTEFSLHPEALLDEFDRAKAVDIELRPVVIGPVSLLLLSKAGHIPGESGGFDTLSLLDKLLPVYEELFEILAKRGATCVQLDEPAFTSERTPAELAAFEAAYHRLGRAPLRPRILVTGQYGDFGEALTILAGTNVEAIGLDLASHRIRPEDLAEVPGIRRKRLYAGVISGRNVWRADRYVTLEYLNELAQVCPDLVVSTGTTLLHVPYDLLIEYDIEGHVADRLAFAKQKVGEVVSLAKALTEGPSDKWRKRPTEVHFKQKHAVRQRVYAVTPDMRSREPYEVRREAQQRKLNLPPVPATTLGSFPQTARIRQARYELGQGRLSYEEYRKRIEAEIEATIRLQEDIGLDVLVHGEHERNDMIQYFAELLDGFATTHFGWVQVYGSRCVRPPIIYGDVSRPAPMSVEWITYAQSLTDKPVKGMVTGPVTMIARSFVRQDQPLHETADQVALAIRDEVVDLEKAGIAIIQVDEPAIREMLPLRPEGRAEYLRWAIGAFRLATSGVQAETQIHTHIGYSGRAEVVEAIEQLDADVTAIVATRSIEWVLRALKEDCASGHGLSHGVGPGVYESRSARIPDIDELDELLTAAAAAVTPQRLWANPDGGLKTRHYWQLEPSLRNMVAAARRIRRRVESAE, from the coding sequence ATGGTGAACGTGACCGACGGCTACGGGTCGAGCATCCTCGGCTATCCCAGAATCGGGCCGCACCGCGAGCTCAAGCGGGCGCTGGAGGCCTACTGGCACGGTTCGCTCGATCGCGAGGAATTGCTGGCGGTGGGCCGCGAGATCCAGGAGACCCAGTTCAACGAGCTGGCCGCCACGGGCCTGACCCAGGTGCCGGGCAACACCTTCTCGTTCTACGACCACGTGCTGGACAACGCGCTGCTGTTCGGCGCGGTGCCGAGGCGGTTCGAGCCGTACCGCGAGGGCCTGCATCCGCTGGACTTCTACTTCCTCATGGCGCGCGGCCGCCCGGACCTGCCGCCGCTGGAACTGGTTCGGTTCTTCGGCACGAATTACCACTACCGCCAGCCGGAAGTGGACGCCGACACCGAGTTCTCGCTGCATCCCGAGGCCCTGCTCGACGAATTCGATCGCGCGAAGGCGGTCGACATCGAACTGCGGCCGGTCGTGATCGGCCCGGTGTCGTTGCTGCTGTTGTCCAAGGCGGGCCACATCCCCGGCGAGTCGGGCGGATTCGACACGCTGAGCCTGCTGGACAAGCTGCTGCCGGTCTACGAGGAACTGTTCGAGATCCTCGCCAAGCGCGGCGCCACCTGCGTGCAGCTGGACGAGCCCGCGTTCACCAGCGAGCGCACGCCCGCCGAGCTGGCGGCGTTCGAGGCGGCCTATCACCGGCTGGGCAGGGCTCCGCTGCGCCCGCGCATCCTGGTCACCGGCCAGTACGGCGATTTCGGTGAGGCGCTGACCATTCTCGCAGGCACCAACGTCGAGGCGATCGGCTTGGACCTGGCCAGCCACCGGATTCGTCCCGAGGATCTCGCCGAGGTGCCCGGCATCCGTCGCAAGCGCCTGTACGCGGGGGTGATCAGCGGACGCAACGTGTGGCGCGCGGACCGCTACGTCACGCTGGAATACCTCAACGAGCTGGCCCAGGTGTGCCCGGACCTGGTCGTCTCGACCGGGACCACGCTGCTGCACGTGCCCTACGACCTGCTGATCGAATACGACATCGAGGGCCACGTCGCCGACCGGCTTGCGTTCGCGAAACAGAAGGTGGGCGAGGTGGTCTCGCTCGCCAAGGCGCTCACCGAAGGCCCGTCGGACAAGTGGCGCAAGCGGCCCACCGAGGTGCACTTCAAGCAGAAGCACGCGGTGCGGCAGCGGGTCTACGCGGTCACGCCGGACATGCGCTCGCGGGAGCCCTACGAGGTGCGCCGGGAAGCCCAGCAGCGCAAGCTGAACCTGCCGCCGGTGCCCGCGACCACGCTCGGTTCGTTCCCGCAGACCGCCCGGATCCGTCAGGCGCGCTACGAACTCGGTCAGGGCCGGTTGTCCTACGAGGAGTACCGCAAGCGGATCGAAGCCGAGATCGAGGCGACGATCCGCTTGCAGGAGGACATCGGCCTGGATGTGCTGGTGCACGGCGAGCACGAGCGCAACGACATGATCCAGTACTTCGCCGAGCTGCTCGACGGCTTCGCGACCACCCACTTCGGCTGGGTGCAGGTGTACGGGTCGCGGTGTGTGCGGCCGCCGATCATCTACGGCGACGTCTCGCGCCCCGCGCCGATGTCGGTGGAGTGGATCACCTACGCGCAGTCGCTCACCGACAAGCCGGTCAAGGGCATGGTCACCGGTCCGGTCACGATGATCGCCCGTTCCTTCGTCCGGCAGGACCAGCCGCTGCACGAGACCGCCGACCAGGTGGCGCTGGCCATCCGGGACGAGGTGGTGGACCTGGAGAAGGCGGGCATCGCGATCATCCAGGTCGACGAGCCCGCGATCCGGGAAATGCTGCCGCTGCGGCCGGAGGGCCGCGCCGAGTACCTGCGCTGGGCGATCGGCGCGTTCCGGCTGGCCACCTCCGGGGTGCAGGCGGAGACCCAGATCCACACGCACATCGGCTATTCCGGCCGCGCCGAGGTGGTCGAGGCGATCGAGCAGCTCGACGCCGACGTCACCGCCATCGTGGCGACCCGCTCGATCGAGTGGGTGCTGCGGGCGCTGAAGGAGGACTGCGCCTCCGGGCACGGCCTGAGCCACGGCGTCGGCCCCGGCGTGTACGAGAGCCGGTCGGCGCGCATCCCGGACATCGACGAGCTGGACGAATTGCTCACCGCGGCGGCCGCGGCCGTGACGCCGCAGCGGTTGTGGGCCAATCCCGACGGCGGTCTGAAGACCCGGCACTACTGGCAGCTCGAACCGTCGCTGCGGAACATGGTCGCCGCGGCGCGCCGCATCCGCAGGCGGGTGGAGTCCGCCGAGTAG
- a CDS encoding 3-hydroxybutyryl-CoA dehydrogenase — protein MSSEKIQRVGIIGAGQMGAGIAEVCARAHVDVLVYEQTRELAAAGRARILRSLDRGVSSGKITEREREQAAWRLRFTSDLGDFADRQLVVEAVLEDEKVKTSIFAELDKVVTDPSAVLASNTSSIPIMKIAVATANPERVVGMHFFNPVPVLPLVELVTTLKTSESVSTRAEAFAGDVLGKQVVRSADRSGFVVNALLVPYLLSAIRMVESGFATKEDVDKAMVLGCAHPMGPLALTDLVGLDTVKSIADSMYGEFKEPLYSAPPLLMRMVEAGLLGKKTGAGFYQYRA, from the coding sequence GTGAGCAGCGAAAAGATCCAACGCGTCGGCATCATCGGCGCCGGCCAGATGGGCGCAGGAATCGCGGAGGTGTGTGCCAGGGCGCACGTCGACGTACTGGTGTACGAGCAGACCCGGGAACTGGCCGCGGCGGGCCGCGCGCGCATCCTGCGGTCCCTCGATCGTGGCGTCAGCAGCGGCAAGATCACCGAGCGCGAACGCGAACAGGCCGCCTGGCGCCTGCGGTTCACCTCCGACCTCGGCGATTTCGCCGACCGCCAGCTGGTGGTCGAGGCGGTGCTCGAGGACGAGAAGGTCAAGACGAGCATCTTCGCCGAACTCGACAAGGTCGTCACCGACCCCTCGGCCGTGCTGGCCTCCAACACCTCCTCCATCCCGATCATGAAGATCGCGGTCGCCACGGCGAACCCCGAGCGCGTGGTCGGCATGCACTTCTTCAACCCCGTCCCGGTGCTGCCGCTCGTCGAGCTGGTCACCACGCTCAAGACCAGCGAGTCGGTCTCCACGCGGGCCGAGGCCTTCGCCGGCGACGTGCTCGGCAAGCAGGTCGTGCGCTCGGCCGACCGTTCCGGCTTCGTGGTCAACGCGCTGCTGGTGCCGTACCTGCTGTCGGCGATCCGCATGGTCGAGTCCGGCTTCGCCACCAAAGAGGACGTCGACAAGGCGATGGTGCTCGGCTGCGCCCACCCGATGGGCCCGCTGGCATTGACCGACCTGGTCGGCCTCGACACCGTGAAGTCCATCGCCGACTCGATGTACGGCGAGTTCAAGGAGCCGCTGTACTCGGCGCCGCCGCTGCTCATGCGCATGGTGGAGGCGGGACTGCTCGGCAAGAAGACCGGCGCGGGTTTCTACCAGTACCGGGCCTGA